One Phaseolus vulgaris cultivar G19833 chromosome 4, P. vulgaris v2.0, whole genome shotgun sequence DNA window includes the following coding sequences:
- the LOC137838703 gene encoding uncharacterized protein has translation MLMQGLEFSWVENALNDELRSLRKDKAELRQKLHAKLQDAVELESKLVLMRAKIAELEEAQKADEAKMAKLEKRSTERETLLGQVEADRDKKSKELSETTAELAQVREENSGFKKKIDELELEAAQVLTSGFGAALEQFACEFPDLDLSKFSVYNEVVDGKIMPST, from the coding sequence ATGCTGATGCAAGGGCTAGAGTTCTCGTGGGTGGAAAATGCTCTCAACGATGAGCTTCGAAGTTTGCGCAAGGATAAAGCTGAATTGCGCCAGAAACTGCACGCCAAACTTCAAGACGCTGTTGAATTAGAGAGCAAGCTCGTTCTTATGAGGGCCAAAATAGCTGAGCTGGAGGAAGCCCAAAAAGCTGACGAGGCCAAGATGGCCAAACTGGAGAAGAGATCAACTGAGAGAGAAACCCTTCTGGGGCAGGTCGAAGCAGATCGGGACAAGAAATCTAAAGAACTGAGCGAAACTACCGCAGAGCTTGCCCAAGTGCGTGAGGAGAACAGTGGGTTCAAGAAGAAGATCGACGAGCTTGAACTTGAGGCTGCCCAGGTTCTTACCTCAGGCTTTGGGGCTgctttggagcagtttgcttgcgaattccctgatctcgacctctcTAAGTTTTCAGtgtacaatgaagtggtggatggcaagatcaTGCCTTCAACTTAA